One Psychrobacillus glaciei genomic region harbors:
- the gpmI gene encoding 2,3-bisphosphoglycerate-independent phosphoglycerate mutase: MPKSPVALIILDGFGVRHESYGNAVIQANKPNFDRYWAEYPNGTLIASGEAVGLPDGQMGNSEVGHLNIGAGRIVYQNLTRIHKSIREGDFFLEPKLIAAMEHAKKHGGKLHLMGLLSDGGVHSHYTHLFALLKLAKDHGLQDVFVHGFLDGRDVGPRTSVGYVEETEKQMKEIGVGKFASISGRYYAMDRDRRWDRVELAYKVLVDGVGKTAETATAGILKSYEEDVADEFVLPFVIEEDGKPVATIDSGDAVIFFNFRPDRAIQLSLALNTPTFDSFKLSEKHPTNLKFVTFTHYSDEVVSDVVFEKANLSNTIGEVLSAHHKTQLRIAETEKYPHVTFFMSGGREETFPGEQRILINSPKVATYDLQPEMSAYEVTDALLAEIANDNFDAIILNFANPDMVGHSGMLEPTIKAIEAVDECLGKIVDAITSKGGYAIITADHGNSDEVTTLEGQPMTAHTTNPVPVIVTKKNVALRPNGILADLAPTMLHLLGIETPPEMTGKTLIETES; the protein is encoded by the coding sequence ATGCCTAAAAGCCCAGTTGCTTTAATCATTCTGGATGGATTTGGAGTGCGACATGAATCGTATGGAAATGCGGTTATTCAGGCAAACAAACCCAACTTTGATCGATATTGGGCCGAATATCCGAATGGTACTTTAATAGCATCAGGTGAAGCGGTGGGCTTACCTGATGGTCAAATGGGTAACTCGGAAGTAGGGCATTTAAATATAGGGGCAGGAAGAATTGTTTATCAAAACTTAACTCGAATTCATAAATCGATTCGTGAAGGGGATTTCTTTTTAGAGCCTAAACTTATAGCGGCAATGGAACATGCGAAGAAACATGGCGGGAAACTGCACTTAATGGGATTACTTTCAGATGGTGGGGTTCATAGTCATTACACGCATTTATTCGCATTATTAAAATTAGCAAAAGACCATGGGTTACAAGATGTATTTGTTCATGGATTTTTAGATGGTCGTGATGTCGGACCACGTACTTCCGTTGGGTATGTAGAAGAAACAGAAAAGCAAATGAAAGAAATCGGTGTAGGTAAATTCGCATCGATAAGTGGTCGCTATTATGCAATGGATCGCGATCGCCGCTGGGATAGAGTAGAACTTGCTTATAAAGTCCTCGTTGACGGAGTAGGAAAAACAGCTGAAACGGCAACAGCCGGAATTCTTAAGTCATACGAAGAAGATGTTGCGGATGAATTTGTACTTCCTTTCGTTATTGAAGAAGATGGAAAACCAGTTGCGACGATTGACTCGGGAGATGCAGTTATATTCTTTAATTTCCGACCTGATCGTGCGATTCAATTATCTTTAGCATTAAATACACCAACATTTGATAGCTTTAAGTTAAGTGAAAAGCATCCAACAAATTTAAAGTTTGTGACGTTCACGCATTATAGTGATGAAGTTGTATCGGATGTTGTTTTTGAAAAAGCAAACTTATCTAATACAATTGGAGAAGTTCTTTCCGCACATCATAAAACACAACTACGCATTGCGGAAACAGAGAAATACCCACATGTAACATTTTTTATGAGTGGTGGACGTGAAGAGACATTTCCTGGAGAACAACGGATTTTAATAAATTCACCAAAAGTGGCTACGTATGATTTACAACCCGAAATGAGTGCGTATGAGGTAACGGATGCACTTTTAGCTGAAATAGCCAATGATAATTTCGATGCAATCATATTAAATTTCGCTAATCCAGATATGGTTGGCCATAGTGGAATGCTAGAGCCTACGATTAAAGCGATTGAAGCAGTGGATGAGTGCTTAGGTAAAATAGTAGATGCCATTACTTCAAAAGGCGGATATGCAATTATTACTGCAGATCACGGAAATTCAGATGAAGTAACTACACTAGAAGGCCAGCCAATGACTGCACATACGACTAACCCTGTTCCTGTTATCGTAACAAAGAAAAATGTTGCCCTTCGTCCTAACGGAATTTTAGCCGATTTGGCACCAACCATGTTACACTTATTAGGGATAGAAACACCGCCTGAAATGACAGGTAAAACACTAATCGAAACGGAGAGTTAA
- the tpiA gene encoding triose-phosphate isomerase, producing MRKPVIAGNWKMYKTLAEAKDFVEQLKEKQVDSNKIETVICAPALFLNSLVQVAKDSFISIGAQTMHEEKEGAFTGEVSGNQLQDLGVQYVVIGHSERRQYFNETDESVNKKVKAAFENNLTPIICVGETLEQREQNETESIVSTQVMAALEGLSEENVKNSIIAYEPIWAIGTGKTATADDANDVCQAIRETVLDGFGEEVSSSVRIQYGGSVKPENIEELLSKEHIDGALVGGASLQVDSFVKLLEAGQNA from the coding sequence ATGCGTAAACCAGTGATAGCAGGAAATTGGAAAATGTATAAAACACTTGCCGAAGCGAAAGATTTCGTCGAGCAGTTAAAAGAAAAACAAGTAGATAGCAATAAAATAGAAACGGTTATTTGCGCTCCAGCATTATTTTTAAATTCACTTGTACAAGTTGCAAAAGATTCTTTTATATCCATCGGTGCCCAAACAATGCACGAGGAAAAAGAAGGAGCATTTACAGGGGAAGTCAGTGGAAATCAACTTCAAGATTTAGGCGTACAATATGTTGTAATTGGACATTCCGAAAGACGTCAATATTTCAATGAAACAGATGAATCCGTCAATAAAAAAGTAAAAGCCGCGTTTGAGAATAACTTAACGCCTATTATTTGTGTAGGAGAAACTTTAGAACAACGTGAACAAAATGAAACAGAGAGCATTGTATCTACACAAGTAATGGCTGCTTTAGAAGGACTTTCAGAAGAGAATGTGAAAAATTCAATCATTGCGTATGAACCAATTTGGGCAATCGGAACAGGTAAAACTGCAACTGCAGACGATGCAAATGATGTGTGCCAAGCAATCCGTGAAACAGTTCTAGACGGATTTGGAGAAGAAGTTTCAAGTAGCGTACGCATTCAATATGGTGGAAGTGTGAAACCGGAAAATATTGAAGAATTACTTTCCAAAGAACATATTGATGGCGCGCTAGTTGGTGGGGCAAGTTTACAAGTAGATTCATTCGTGAAGCTATTGGAGGCTGGTCAAAATGCCTAA
- a CDS encoding phosphoglycerate kinase → MSDVTLQGKRVFCRVDFNVPMEDGAITDDTRIRAALPTINHLIEQGAKVILASHMGRPKGEVKEELRLTKVGEHLAKLLDKPVKKLDESIGATVEAAISEMQNGDVVLLENVRFHAGEEKNDAELAKAFASLADVYVNDAFGAAHRAHATTEGIAKLLPAVSGLLMEKELDVLGKALSNPERPFTAIIGGSKVKDKIGVINHLLDKVDNILIGGGLSYTFTKAQGHDVGNSLLEEDKIELAQSFMEKAKEKGVSFYLPVDVVVADAFSKDANTKVVDIDQIPSDWMGLDIGPKTAALYADVIKNSKLIIWNGPMGVFEMDVFANGTKGVANAMADTDGYTIIGGGDSAAAVEKFNVADKMDHISTGGGASLEFMEGKDLPGVSALNDK, encoded by the coding sequence ATGAGCGATGTAACTTTACAAGGAAAGCGTGTGTTTTGCCGTGTAGACTTTAACGTGCCGATGGAAGATGGAGCGATTACAGATGATACACGTATTCGTGCAGCATTACCGACGATCAACCATTTAATTGAACAAGGTGCGAAAGTAATCTTAGCTAGCCATATGGGACGACCAAAAGGTGAAGTGAAAGAAGAACTACGTTTGACAAAAGTAGGAGAGCATTTAGCGAAACTTTTGGATAAGCCAGTGAAAAAATTAGATGAATCGATTGGAGCTACAGTTGAAGCAGCAATTTCTGAAATGCAAAATGGAGATGTTGTTTTATTAGAAAATGTCCGCTTCCATGCAGGGGAAGAAAAAAATGATGCAGAGCTTGCAAAAGCATTTGCAAGTCTAGCAGATGTGTATGTGAATGATGCATTTGGTGCAGCTCATCGTGCACATGCAACAACAGAAGGAATTGCAAAATTACTACCTGCTGTATCAGGCTTGTTAATGGAGAAAGAATTAGATGTTTTAGGAAAAGCTTTATCTAATCCGGAACGTCCATTTACAGCAATTATTGGTGGATCAAAAGTGAAAGATAAAATTGGTGTTATCAATCATTTATTGGACAAAGTAGATAATATATTAATCGGTGGAGGCTTATCGTATACATTCACCAAGGCACAAGGGCATGATGTTGGAAACTCTTTATTAGAGGAAGATAAAATCGAATTGGCTCAGTCTTTTATGGAAAAAGCGAAAGAAAAAGGTGTTTCTTTTTACTTACCAGTAGATGTTGTCGTAGCAGATGCGTTTTCAAAAGATGCCAATACGAAAGTAGTGGATATTGACCAAATTCCTTCCGACTGGATGGGGTTAGATATTGGACCGAAAACAGCTGCTTTATATGCGGATGTTATTAAAAATAGTAAGCTGATTATTTGGAATGGACCGATGGGTGTATTCGAAATGGATGTATTTGCGAATGGTACTAAGGGTGTGGCGAACGCAATGGCCGATACAGATGGTTACACGATTATTGGTGGTGGAGATTCAGCAGCAGCTGTTGAAAAATTCAATGTTGCAGATAAAATGGACCATATTTCAACTGGTGGAGGAGCTTCCTTAGAGTTTATGGAAGGCAAAGATTTACCGGGTGTATCTGCTTTAAACGATAAGTAA
- the gap gene encoding type I glyceraldehyde-3-phosphate dehydrogenase, translating to MTVKLAINGFGRIGRKVFREALEQNELEVVAINDLTDAAMLAHLLKYDSVHGILNADVSSEGDYLIVNGKNIRVFAEKDPSALPWKELEIDIVIECTGLFSTADKAGKHIEAGAKKVILSQPAKDDMPTFVMGVNADKYNPETDHVISNASCTTNCLSPLAKVLQDQFGIKRGMMTTIHSYTNDQRILDLPHSDYRRARAAGESMIPTTTGAASAVAKVLPELKGKLDGMAIRVPTPNVSLVDFVAELEKEVTVEEVNAALKHASENELKGILAFNELPLVSIDYNGNTASSTIDGLSTMVLGDNMVKVLSWYDNESGYSSRCIDLALLMAKKGL from the coding sequence ATGACAGTAAAATTAGCGATTAATGGATTTGGACGTATAGGACGTAAAGTTTTTAGAGAAGCATTAGAACAAAATGAGTTAGAAGTAGTAGCAATCAATGACTTAACAGATGCAGCAATGCTTGCACACTTGTTAAAATATGATTCTGTCCATGGAATTTTAAATGCGGACGTTTCTTCTGAGGGTGATTATTTAATCGTAAACGGTAAGAACATTCGAGTTTTTGCTGAGAAAGACCCTTCAGCACTTCCATGGAAAGAGCTAGAAATTGATATCGTTATTGAATGTACTGGATTATTTAGTACAGCTGATAAAGCTGGGAAGCATATTGAAGCTGGAGCTAAAAAAGTAATTCTATCTCAACCTGCTAAAGACGATATGCCTACATTTGTTATGGGTGTAAATGCGGATAAATATAATCCAGAAACAGATCATGTAATATCCAATGCATCATGTACAACAAACTGTTTATCACCACTTGCAAAAGTTTTACAAGATCAATTTGGTATTAAACGTGGCATGATGACAACTATTCACTCATACACGAATGATCAACGTATTTTGGACTTACCGCATAGTGATTACCGTCGTGCTCGTGCAGCAGGAGAATCTATGATTCCAACTACAACAGGAGCAGCATCAGCAGTTGCGAAAGTACTTCCTGAACTTAAAGGGAAATTAGATGGTATGGCAATCCGCGTACCAACACCAAACGTATCATTAGTAGACTTTGTAGCAGAGCTTGAAAAAGAAGTAACAGTAGAAGAAGTAAATGCTGCTTTAAAACATGCTTCTGAAAATGAACTAAAAGGAATTCTTGCTTTCAATGAACTTCCATTAGTTTCAATTGACTATAATGGAAATACAGCATCTTCTACAATTGACGGGCTTTCAACGATGGTATTAGGAGATAATATGGTGAAAGTATTATCTTGGTATGACAATGAATCAGGATACTCTTCGCGCTGTATCGACCTTGCTTTACTTATGGCGAAAAAAGGATTGTAA
- a CDS encoding sugar-binding transcriptional regulator encodes MESLLTAQLKLIPEMSDLLQKRYQVLQMIQLSKGIGRRVLGEQLGLSERDIRKELDALRNQGLIEISRDGAAISPEGTKILMELKEVVREWSGRLQLEQTLSKILHIKEVIIVPGNVDTNTNATMLLSQEAAKFLESILSNDKIVAVTGGSTIASISNFVQDTTKWKNLMFIAARGGVGKDVTLQANTIVSLFSNKTNGSYRTLYMPDSLSEEAYTTMKKEPFIQEMMDLYEKTSIIIHGIGDAEEMARRRNSSEEEIERLKENGSVSEAFGYYFNDQGEAVHRIRTIGIQLKQLKNIEHLLAVAGGAKKAKALLSYFKQAPEQTVLVTDEGAANEMMNIISQTN; translated from the coding sequence ATGGAGTCTTTACTCACTGCTCAGTTAAAGCTAATTCCTGAAATGAGTGATTTGTTACAAAAAAGGTACCAAGTACTTCAGATGATTCAATTATCTAAAGGGATTGGTAGGCGAGTTTTAGGAGAACAATTAGGTTTGTCGGAAAGAGACATTCGGAAAGAATTAGACGCTTTAAGAAATCAAGGATTAATTGAAATATCACGTGATGGAGCAGCAATTTCTCCTGAAGGAACAAAAATATTAATGGAATTAAAAGAAGTAGTTCGCGAATGGTCAGGAAGATTACAACTGGAGCAAACACTTTCAAAAATTTTACACATAAAAGAAGTAATTATTGTACCAGGAAATGTAGATACTAATACGAATGCAACCATGCTTTTATCTCAAGAAGCGGCTAAGTTTTTGGAAAGCATCTTGTCTAATGACAAAATAGTAGCAGTAACAGGCGGTTCAACCATTGCATCCATCTCTAATTTTGTTCAAGATACAACAAAATGGAAAAATTTAATGTTTATCGCAGCTCGAGGCGGAGTTGGAAAAGATGTAACGTTACAAGCAAATACAATCGTTTCTCTTTTTTCCAATAAAACAAACGGATCATATCGCACATTATATATGCCGGATAGTTTAAGTGAAGAAGCATACACTACGATGAAGAAAGAGCCTTTCATTCAAGAAATGATGGACCTATATGAAAAAACAAGCATTATTATTCATGGTATTGGTGATGCCGAAGAAATGGCTCGAAGAAGAAATTCTAGCGAAGAAGAGATTGAGCGTTTAAAAGAAAACGGTTCGGTTAGTGAAGCATTTGGCTATTACTTTAATGACCAAGGCGAAGCAGTTCACCGAATACGAACAATTGGAATTCAGTTAAAACAATTAAAAAATATAGAGCATTTACTTGCAGTTGCAGGTGGTGCCAAAAAAGCAAAAGCACTTTTGTCTTATTTTAAACAAGCGCCGGAACAAACCGTGTTAGTGACCGATGAAGGTGCTGCAAATGAAATGATGAACATAATCTCACAAACCAATTAG